In a genomic window of Rhinoderma darwinii isolate aRhiDar2 chromosome 10, aRhiDar2.hap1, whole genome shotgun sequence:
- the LOC142662709 gene encoding G protein-activated inward rectifier potassium channel 2-like, translated as MDFPFKLPLAVTRVPHIIVAINASSPPITGMTCQAKSSYLENEIIWGHRFEPCMTLEEGAFRVDYKRFHKTFEVQLPRCSAKEMEEMREPEGSEISGYWENGGFLTGRRHTMTDDSEDDEEETRWEGFTDRSGRHIGNIDEERSSDFNGSDYNP; from the coding sequence ATGGACTTTCCCTTTAAGCTTCCTCTGGCAGTGACCCGGGTTCCTCATATTATTGTGGCTATTAATGCGTCTTCTCCCCCCATCACAGGGATGACCTGCCAGGCGAAAAGCTCGTATTTGGAAAACGAAATCATCTGGGGTCACCGCTTCGAACCCTGCATGACCCTGGAGGAAGGAGCGTTCCGGGTGGACTATAAACGCTTCCACAAGACCTTCGAGGTTCAGCTGCCGCGGTGCAGCGcaaaggagatggaggagatgaggGAGCCGGAGGGCTCGGAGATCAGCGGCTACTGGGAGAACGGCGGCTTCTTAACCGGTCGCAGACACACCATGACGGACGACAGTGAAGACGACGAGGAGGAGACTCGGTGGGAAGGGTTCACTGACCGCAGCGGAAGACACATCGGAAACATCGATGAGGAGCGCAGCTCGGACTTCAATGGCAGCGACTACAACCCGTGA
- the LOC142662306 gene encoding G protein-activated inward rectifier potassium channel 4-like gives MPTPPLPLPDIMPRSAYKRHMSTTDIGYSYPGRPRQSVCISSDLPKYRCSSLGGAGGGRWYPRHAVSVPDITREPRYMNSPPRGLFSSVTTGHERPSKQRCKLMEAELHQGKTSTRRERQRYVAKDGKCQVNLGRIEEKGRFLSDIFTTFVDLKYRWFLLVFTTCYITTWLLFATVYYLDAYWRLDLLHLDNDDWGPCFQNVDSFTAALLFSVETQRTIGYGSRMVTANCQEGVYLIMAQSIVGSMIDALMVGCMFVKISRPKKRAQTLIFSQNCVVCPRDERLCLMFRIGDLRDSHMVDAKIRAKLIQSRQTYEGEFLPLEQSEIDLGYETGEDRLFLVEPQVICHVIGEDSPFWEMGPQQLLREQFEIIVILEGIVEATGK, from the coding sequence ATGCCAACCCCGCCACTACCACTTCCAGACATAATGCCACGCAGTGCATACAAACGTCACATGAGCACCACCGACATCGGATACTCCTACCCAGGACGACCACGCCAAAGCGTCTGCATCTCGTCTGACCTCCCCAAGTACCGGTGCTCTTCTCTGGGTGGAGCCGGCGGCGGGCGCTGGTACCCACGTCACGCTGTGAGCGTGCCCGATATCACTCGGGAACCTCGATACATGAACTCGCCGCCTCGCGGGTTGTTTTCTTCCGTGACGACGGGACACGAACGCCCCTCGAAACAACGGTGCAAGTTAATGGAAGCAGAACTCCACCAAGGCAAGACGTCAACCCGCCGAGAGCGCCAGCGGTACGTGGCGAAAGATGGCAAGTGCCAGGTCAACCTGGGCCGCATCGAAGAAAAGGGCCGTTTCCTGTCGGACATTTTCACCACCTTCGTCGACCTGAAGTATCGCTGGTTCCTGCTCGTGTTCACCACGTGCTACATCACCACGTGGCTGCTCTTCGCCACAGTCTACTACCTGGACGCGTATTGGCGCCTTGATTTGCTCCACCTCGATAACGACGACTGGGGACCGTGCTTCCAGAACGTGGACAGCTTCACGGCCGCGCTGCTCTTCTCCGTGGAGACCCAACGCACCATCGGCTACGGCTCGCGCATGGTCACCGCCAACTGCCAAGAAGGAGTTTACCTCATAATGGCGCAGTCCATCGTGGGCTCCATGATCGACGCCCTCATGGTGGGCTGTATGTTTGTGAAGATCTCTCGACCCAAGAAAAGGGCGCAGACGCTGATCTTCAGCCAGAACTGCGTGGTCTGCCCGCGGGACGAAAGACTTTGCCTCATGTTCCGGATCGGGGACCTCCGGGACAGTCACATGGTGGACGCCAAAATAAGGGCCAAGCTCATCCAGTCTCGGCAGACGTACGAAGGCGAATTCCTGCCCCTGGAGCAGTCGGAGATCGATCTGGGCTACGAGACCGGAGAGGATCGGCTGTTCCTGGTGGAGCCGCAAGTCATCTGCCACGTGATCGGCGAGGACAGTCCGTTCTGGGAGATGGGGCCGCAGCAGCTGCTTCGGGAACAGTTTGAGATCATCGTCATCCTAGAAGGGATCGTGGAAGCCACAGGCAAGTAG
- the U2AF1L4 gene encoding splicing factor U2AF 26 kDa subunit, with protein MGECNRGGFCNFMHLKPISSALRRQLYGRGRNRQVGVGLGLGLKHHSPKRFPDRQRHNNNNNRDVARRRSRSPRHRHGRF; from the exons ATGGG TGAATGTAACCGCGGCGGATTCTGTAACTTCATGCATCTGAAGCCGATCTCCAGCGCTCTGCGGCGGCAGCTGTACGGCCGCGGCCGCAACCGACA GGTCGGTGTCGGGCTCGGGCTCGGGCTCAAGCACCATTCTCCCAAGCGCTTCCCCGACAGGCAGCGGCACAACAATAACAACAACAGAGATGTTGCCCGCCGCCGCTCGCGCTCCCCACGACATAGGCACGGCCGCTTCTGA
- the KMT2B gene encoding histone-lysine N-methyltransferase 2B has product MDSDWLLYSCKSAENQRKCRRNPCDLESLGHLLQEGYYNTIATFNDDLVWIIQQTMRSGNLDEHGEAVKTLYIELMEKSLSWFNVEDSKYWEKNHKSLNNGLLPHAVLPPYPDHSYAHWREREDGAQSSNRIKPYPICPQKVKAEVEPELGREMEKDTRQCALCLKYGDDDPKDAGRLLYIGQNEWTHINCAIWSAEVFEENDGSLKNVHAAVARGRQLRCEHCMRIGATVGCCLSTCQSNFHFMCARTRRCSFQDDKKMFCQKHTNQLDGTTVAADAFDVLRRVYVDFDGINFRRKFLQGLEPENIHMMIGSMKIDTLGMLTDLSVSEGKIYPVGYQCSRLYWSTLDARRRCWYKCRVVEHRPKEGDLPPEGLDGPGDNQTIVHCPGPVPGSVADKVTSSPPTPERTAASCPPPSEPTTTAAAPRSFSGARMKNPNFSPSRRPLGGSSRPLPSPGSPVSSPISHHILTVSDPEVTPLRRSRRPPVHSPRTNRQPSTQRSSPPPPNSSLPVTRRSSAENGTPMQLLCDAAALDDGLVAGVQLIVGSEAPADEFVGGSSSEEEAEEQYYGLTRTVVSHEPLSPLLSTVTSGRIEQLDGIHDGTDNEDTSQSHNGPLGSGKTPSHLPSEIVEFVLRAAGVSGAAAQAQGQRETSSAAATSSSVIQNGVAPPPLSNGTNCVTQGPPPLRDPPQVQRVCRPLMAMPSNRPPEPAAFTLGHSGSNIFLVNKQTGQVIINVQGPDLAGNPSPLQDASMSDSLPFARVAPARTSKVAPKLPNKVPIPCLPHTTAAKLPPPVQAPNQNLGAVLIQTAPSASSGWTFRVLPMLNVVQGTGQLTLGAQALMTPTIAGIPQACLLQGLSVNTGLLSVAPSAALTQAQLQLPLIQPAPPKPLPVQSVCMKRPCSDAASNSSIKKIKLDSSDKLEMPDPRSSTQPVALNNNCTSQKMTSTRIKRVSRMREPAVQESLDLILIDDEDPSVNMNGLHLDLTVDVKTEYPAAESAKESPGSEPAPDFSPNFDDFEDRFLEQKENLLPRRGSAHLRFEIISEDGFYTQSDSAEGAWRTVVEKVQEARGVGRLRQLSFSGLSGSRMLGVLHDAVLFLLEQLMGTERCRGYKFLFHPQEVEEEELLINPSGCGRSEFYVRKSTFDMFNFLASQHRTLPDLCVYEEEEEEVQLKSTRRATSLDLPMAMRFRHLKKTSKEAVGVYRSAIHGRGLFCKRNIDVGEMVIEYSGIVIRAVLTDKREKYYDSKGIGCYMFRIDDFDVVDATMHGNAARFINHSCEPNCYSRVIHVEGQKHIVIFALRCIYRGEELTYDYKFPIEDASNKLPCNCGAKKCRRFLN; this is encoded by the exons ATGGACTCTGATTGGTTACTGTATTCA TGTAAAAGTGCAGAAAATCAGAGGAAGTGTCGCCGTAATCCCTGCGATCTAGAGTCCCTGGGCCACCTGTTACAGGAAGGTTACTACAACACAATA GCCACATTCAATGATGACTTGGTTTGGATTATCCAGCAAACCATGAGAAGCGGCAATTTAGATGAACATGGAGAAGCGGTGAAAACCTTGTACATCGAA TTGATGGAGAAATCTTTGAGTTGGTTTAATGTTGAAGACTCCAAATATTGGGAGAAAAATCACAAGTCTCTGAACAA CGGGCTCCTTCCTCACGCCGTGTTACCTCCCTATCCGGATCATTCTTACGCCCATTGGCGGGAGAGAGAAGATGGTGCCCAGTCAAGTAATAGAATCAAGCCGTACCCGATCTGCCCTCAGAAAG TGAAGGCGGAAGTTGAGCCGGAGCTCGGGAGAGAGATGGAAAAGGACACCCGTCAGTGCGCGCTGTGTCTGAAGTACGGAGACGATGACCCGAAG GATGCTGGAAGACTTCTTTATATCGGCCAGAATGAATGGACCCACATCAACTGCGCCATCTGGTCGGCCGAGGTCTTCGAGGAGAATGACGGGTCCCTGAAGAACGTTCACGCCGCCGTGGCTCGAGGGCGGCAGCTG CGTTGCGAGCACTGCATGAGGATCGGCGCCACGGTCGGCTGCTGCCTGTCCACCTGCCAAAGTAATTTCCACTTCATGTGCGCTCGAACCCGACGCTGCAGCTTTCAGGACGACAAGAAGATGTTCTGTCAGAAACACACGAATCAGCTGGACGGAACG ACGGTCGCCGCGGACGCCTTTGACGTGCTGCGCAGGGTCTACGTGGATTTCGACGGAATCAACTTTAGACGGAAGTTTCTTCAGGGTCTAGAACCGGAGAATATCCACATGATGATCG GTTCTATGAAGATAGACACTCTGGGCATGCTGACAGATTTATCGGTTTCTGAAGGGAAGATTTACCCTGTTGGTTATCA GTGTTCGCGCCTGTACTGGAGCACACTGGATGCCAGGCGGCGCTGCTGGTACAAATGCAGGGTTGTCGAGCATCGTCCAAAAGAGGGCGACCTACCCCCAGAAGGACTGGACGGTCCCGGTGACAACCAGACGATCGTTCACTGTCCAGGACCCGTCCCAG GTTCTGTTGCTGATAAAGTCACATCCAGTCCCCCCACTCCAGAAAGGACCGCCGCTTCTTGCCCACCCCCTTCAGAGCCCACTACCACAGCAGCCGCCCCCCGCTCCTTCAGCGGGGCACGGATGAAAAACCCAAACTTCTCTCCGTCCCGTCGGCCGCTAGGAGGCTCCTCCCGACCCCTTCCTTCGCCAg GTAGTCCGGTGTCTTCCCCCATATCACACCACATCCTAACCGTCAGCGATCCTGAGGTGACGCCTCTACGCCGATCCCGACGACCACCGGTTCATTCACCAAGAACCAATCGCCAGCCTTCTACGCAGCGGTCCAGTCCACCCCCACCCAACTCTTCTTTGCCGGTCACTCGCCGGTCGTCTGCTGAGAACGGGACCCCGATGCAGCTGTTGTGCGACGCGGCGGCGTTAGATGACGGGTTGGTCGCCGGGGTTCAGCTCATTGTGGGCTCGGAGGCTCCGGCGGATGAATTTGTGGGGGGCAGCAGCTCGGAGGAGGAAGCAGAGGAGCAGTACTACGGGCTGACGCGGACGGTGGTCTCCCACGAACCTTTGAGCCCGCTGCTGTCCACTGTAACGTCCGGACGAATCGAACAGCTTGACGGCATCCACGACGGTACCGATAACGAGGACACGTCCCAAAGCCACAATGGACCCCTGGGTAGCGGTAAAACCCCCTCCCACCTGCCGTCTGAGATAGTGGAGTTTGTGTTAAGGGCGGCCGGGGTCTCTGGGGCGGCAGCGCAGGCTCAGGGGCAGCGGGAGACGTCTTCTGCAGCCGCCACCAGCTCTTCCGTCATCCAGAACGGCGTTGCCCCTCCCCCGCTGTCTAACGGCACCAACTGTGTCACTCAGGGACCGCCGCCGCTCAGGGACCCGCCGCAAGTGCAGAGGGTGTGTCGTCCGCTGATGGCCATGCCCTCCAATCGCCCCCCCGAGCCTGCGGCGTTCACGCTGGGCCACTCGGGATCAAACATTTTTTTAGTCAACAAACAAACGGGGCAAGTAATTATTAATGTGCAGGGACCGGACCTGGCCGGAAATCCGTCACCGCTGCAGGACGCCTCGATGTCGGACTCTCTTCCATTCGCACGGGTTGCCCCCGCAAGGACCAGTAAAGTGGCCCCTAAATTACCCAACAAAGTTCCCATCCCTTGTCTTCCTCATACTACTGCAGCGAAGCTTCCCCCTCCGGTGCAGGCCCCCAACCAAAACCTTGGGGCGGTTTTGATACAGACTGCCCCCTCAGCCTCGTCGGGATGGACGTTCCGTGTCCTGCCAATGCTAAACGTGGTGCAAGGGACCGGGCAGCTGACTCTGGGGGCGCAGGCGCTGATGACCCCAACAATCGCCGGCATCCCTCAGGCGTGTCTTTTGCAGGGTCTCTCTGTGAATACAGGACTGCTCAGTGTCGCCCCTAGTGCTGCCCTGACTCAGGCGCAACTACAACTGCCCCTCATACAGCCTGCCCCCCCCAAACCGCTCCCGGTACAGTCTGTCTGCATGAAGAGACCCTGCAGCGacgccgccagcaattcttccatCAAGAAAATAAAACTGGACTCGTCCGATAAACTGGAAATGCCGGACCCGCGGAGCTCAACGCAGCCTGTGGCGCTGAATAATAATTGTACGTCGCAGAAGATGACGAGCACCAG AATAAAACGGGTGAGCAGGATGAGGGAGCCGGCGGTCCAGGAGAGTTTGGACCTCATCTTGATAGATGATGAGGATCCGAGTGTGAACATGAACGG GCTTCATTTGGATCTCACAGTCGATGTGAAAACCGAATATCCAGCAGCCGAGTCGGCCAAAGAATCCCCCGGCTCAGAACCCGCTCCAG ATTTCTCTCCCAACTTTGACGACTTTGAGGACCGTTTTCTGGAACAAAAGGAAAACCTGTTACCGCGGAGAGGCAGCGCCCACCTGCGCTTCGAAATAATCAGCGAGGACGGATTCTACACCCAGTCCGACAGCGCAGAAG GTGCATGGAGAACGGTGGTTGAAAAGGTGCAGGAGGCGCGAGGTGTCGGGAGGCTCAGACAATTGTCCTTCTCAG gCCTGAGTGGATCGAGGATGCTGGGAGTTCTGCACGACGCTGTCCTCTTCCTCCTGGAGCAGCTGATGGGCACCGAGCGCTGCCGCGGGTATAAGTTTCTGTTTCACccgcaggaggtggaggaggaagaGCTGCTGATCAATCCGTCCGGCTGCGGCCGTAGTGAGTTCTACGTCAG gaaatcCACCTTTGACATGTTCAATTTCCTGGCGTCCCAGCACCGCACCCTGCCGGATCTGTGCGTGtacgaggaagaggaggaggaggtgcagCTGAAATCCACCAG ACGAGCGACCAGTCTGGATCTCCCCATGGCCATGAGGTTCCGGCACCTGAAGAAGACGTCCAAAGAAGCGGTGGGGGTCTACAG GTCGGCCATTCACGGCAGGGGGCTGTTTTGCAAAAGGAACATTGATGTGGGTGAAATGGTCATCGAGTACTCGGGTATCGTGATCCGCGCTGTGCTGACCGACAAGAGGGAGAAATATTACGACAGCAAG GGCATCGGTTGTTACATGTTCCGCATTGACGACTTTGACGTGGTGGACGCTACGATGCACGGCAACGCGGCGCGGTTCATCAACCATTCGTGCGAGCCCAACTGCTACTCCAGGGTCATCCACGTGGAAGGGCAGAAACACATCGTCATCTTCGCCCTCCGCTGCATTTACCGTGGCGAGGAGCTGACCTACGACTACAAGTTCCCCATCGAGGACGCCAGCAACAAGCTGCCCTGCAACTGCGGTGCCAAGAAGTGTCGCCGGTTCCTGAACTGA